A DNA window from Onthophagus taurus isolate NC chromosome 1, IU_Otau_3.0, whole genome shotgun sequence contains the following coding sequences:
- the LOC111420496 gene encoding uncharacterized protein CG1161 isoform X2 — protein MGTDKLFVVSLLLVILTYVQGQTYENSRCKCVCPSISSVTNSTDATPSVIKPIITNVPPNKCNCEGVVLPKLGDSIKGKEQEFCPRCECKYENRNINIIKVVVIIVIWVISILVVYMAFLIILDPLLNKRVKGNYQEHTNEEDETAAGVGGPMSHNMSVRGNVFNRVGHEQDKWKKQVKEQRKNIYDRHTMLN, from the exons atgggGACGGATAAATTGTTTGTTGTTTCCCTATTGTTAGTTATTCTAACATATGTACAG GGTCAAACTTATGAAAATAGTCGATGTAAATGCGTTTGTCCTAGCATATCATCGGTAACAAATAGTACAGATGCAACACCATCGGTCATAAAACCAATTATTACAAATGTTCCACCAAATAAATG caATTGCGAAGGTGTTGTTTTACCAAAATTAGGTGACAGCATAAAAGGAAAAGAGCAAGAATTTTGTCCACGCTGTGAATGCAAATATGAAAATAGgaatataaacattattaaggtTGTTGTCATCATTGTTATTTGGGTTATTTCTATATTGGTTGTTTATATGGCCTTTTTAATCATATTGGATCCTTTACTTAATAAAAGAGTTAAAGGAAATTATCAAGAACATACTAATGAAGAG GATGAAACGGCCGCGGGTGTTGGCGGCCCCATGTCTCATAACATGAGTGTCAGGGGGAATGTTTTCAATCGTGTCGGACACGAACAAGACAAATGGAAAAAACAGGTCAAAGAGCAAAGGAAGAATATTTACGACAGACACACCatgctaaattaa
- the LOC111420494 gene encoding ADP,ATP carrier protein 1-like: protein MVMSLVGRIIYQNLTYSSLTLYHTYRNEREIKLNIMSKDKKGKVSNSEAVDSDLISFVKDFLAGGISAAVAKTAVAPIERVKLLLQIQHASKQIAADKKYKGIIDCFIRIPQEQGFASFWRGNLANVIRYFPTQALNFAFKDQYKHFFLGGIDKEKHFWRYFAGNLASGGAAGATSLLFVYPLDYARTRLGADVGKGKGKGSDRLYHGIMDCILKTIKSDGPIGLYRGFIVSVQGIIIYRAAYFGVFDTIKSYMPPPQDVNFMISFSIALAVTTFSGIISYPLDTVRRRMMMQSGRAKSEIMYKNTMDCWIKILKDEGPAAFYKGAFSNILRGTGAALVLVFYDRLKAWSTGAKPSTKPPVG from the exons ATGGTGATGTCATTAGTTGGCAGAATCATCTATCAAAATTTGACTTACTCATCTCTCACACTTTACCATACATATCGTAACGAgcgtgaaataaaattaaatattatgtcAAAAGACAAAAAGGGTAAAGTATCAAATTCTGAGGCAGTTGACTCAGATCTCATCAGTTTCGTCAAGGATTTTCTCGCCGGAGGAATATCCGCTGCAGTTGCAAAAACGGCTGTCGCTCCAATCGAACGCGTTAAATTATTACTGCAGATTCAGCATGCTTCAAAACAAATAGCTGCcgataaaaaatacaaag GAATAATCGACTGTTTTATTAGAATACCGCAAGAACAAGGATTCGCAAGCTTTTGGAGAGGAAATTTAGCGAATGTTATCCGGTATTTTCCAACACAGGCGTTAAACTTCGCTTTTAAAGATCAATACAAGCACTTCTTCTTAGGCGGTATAGATAAAGAGAAACATTTTTGGAGATATTTTGCGGGAAATTTAGCGTCTGGAGGAGCAGCGGGCGcaacttcgttattatttGTATATCCTCTGGATTACGCAAGAACAAG ACTGGGTGCTGATGTTGGTAAAGGTAAAGGAAAGGGTTCAGATCGTCTATACCATGGTATTATGGATTGTATactaaaaactataaaaagtGATGGACCAATTGGTTTGTACAGAGGATTTATTGTTTCCGTGCAAGGTATCATTATATATAGAGCAGCATATTTTGGAGTTTTCGATACCATAAAGTCATATATGCCACCTCCACAAGACgttaattttatgatatcATTTTCAATCGCATTg GCAGTAACTACATTTTCTGGCATAATATCTTACCCGTTGGATACAGTAAGAAGACGAATGATGATGCAATCAGGGCGTGCAAAATCGGAAATAATGTACAAGAATACGATGGATTGTTGGATTAAAATACTGAAGGACGAAGGGCCTGCAGCGTTTTACAAAGGTGCCTTTTCGAATATATTAAGAGGTACGGGCGCTGCTTTAGTTTTGGTATTCTATGATCGTTTGAAGGCTTGGTCGACGGGAGCTAAACCTTCCACTAAACCTCCAGTAGGTTga
- the LOC111420496 gene encoding uncharacterized protein CG1161 isoform X1, whose protein sequence is MGTDKLFVVSLLLVILTYVQGQTYENSRCKCVCPSISSVTNSTDATPSVIKPIITNVPPNKCNCEGVVLPKLGDSIKGKEQEFCPRCECKYENRNINIIKVVVIIVIWVISILVVYMAFLIILDPLLNKRVKGNYQEHTNEETILLLQDETAAGVGGPMSHNMSVRGNVFNRVGHEQDKWKKQVKEQRKNIYDRHTMLN, encoded by the exons atgggGACGGATAAATTGTTTGTTGTTTCCCTATTGTTAGTTATTCTAACATATGTACAG GGTCAAACTTATGAAAATAGTCGATGTAAATGCGTTTGTCCTAGCATATCATCGGTAACAAATAGTACAGATGCAACACCATCGGTCATAAAACCAATTATTACAAATGTTCCACCAAATAAATG caATTGCGAAGGTGTTGTTTTACCAAAATTAGGTGACAGCATAAAAGGAAAAGAGCAAGAATTTTGTCCACGCTGTGAATGCAAATATGAAAATAGgaatataaacattattaaggtTGTTGTCATCATTGTTATTTGGGTTATTTCTATATTGGTTGTTTATATGGCCTTTTTAATCATATTGGATCCTTTACTTAATAAAAGAGTTAAAGGAAATTATCAAGAACATACTAATGAAGAG ACAATTCTTTTACTCCAGGATGAAACGGCCGCGGGTGTTGGCGGCCCCATGTCTCATAACATGAGTGTCAGGGGGAATGTTTTCAATCGTGTCGGACACGAACAAGACAAATGGAAAAAACAGGTCAAAGAGCAAAGGAAGAATATTTACGACAGACACACCatgctaaattaa
- the LOC111420497 gene encoding protein lin-7 homolog C, translated as MAQIGEPLTLSRDIKRSIELLEKLQKNGEVPATKLAALQKVLQSDFLNAVREVYEHVYETVDIQGSQDVRASATAKATVAAFAASEGHAHPRVVELPKTEEGLGFNVMGGKEQNSPIYISRIIPGGVADRHGGLKRGDQLLSVNGVSVEGENHEKAVELLKQAHGSVKLVVRYTPKVLEEMEMRFDKQRARRRQQYN; from the exons ATGGCTCAAATCGGTGAACCATTAACACTCTCTAGAG ACATCAAAAGGTCTATTGAATTACTtgaaaagttacaaaaaaatggtgAAGTACCAGCGACAAAGTTGGCCGCCCTACAAAAAGTTCTCCAAAGTGACTTCTTAAATGCTGTTCGAGAAGTGTACGAACACGTTTACGAAACCGTTGATATTCAAGGGTCTCAAGATGTCCGTGCTTCAGCTACAGCAAAAGCTACAGTTGCTGCTTTTGCTGCAAGTGAAGGTCATGCTCATCCTAGAGTTGTTGAGCTACCAAAAACGGAGGAAGGTTTAGGGTTTAATGTTATGGGTGGAAAAGAACAGAATTCGCCAATTTACATCTCTAGAATTATACCTGGAGGAGTTGCGGATCGTCATGGGGGTTTAAAACGTGGTGATCAATTATTAAGTGTAAATGGAGTG TCTGTTGAAGgcgaaaatcatgaaaaagcTGTTGAACTGTTAAAGCAAGCCCATGGTTCTGTTAAATTGGTTGTTCGTTACACTCCCAAAGTCTTGGAAGAAATGGAGATGAGATTTGATAAACAACGTGCAAGAAGGCGACaacaatataattaa